The Mycolicibacterium smegmatis genome has a window encoding:
- a CDS encoding alanine racemase codes for MNAPRNAPRLAALADAPVDWRFKGLPASWAGRTPADIVGARVGLFDGDGPLGPVCVLSESAVAHNLATMARWCAERGVELAPHGKTHMAPQLLARQFEAGACAVTAATVSQVRVFRAFGFDRFVIANEVTDPAGLAWLAHELDADPGFGVVCWVDSVAGAELMTAALRRSGARRRLDVCVEVGMDGGRTGCRTTAEVDAVARAVVDSPRLRLVGVSGYEAATGQDVTQEAIDGVRAYLDGLRAAVLRLTAQFETDEVIVTAGGSTYFDHVADVLTGDWPTGSRVRTILRSGCYLTHDDGLYARTSPLSLRAALRVWGQVVSRPEPRLALVAMGRRDVSFDQGMPTPLGLPGGVVDKLNDQHAFVRLGPHDTPAVGAWLEFGISHPCTTFDKWQLIPVLDDDGIVVDLVRTFF; via the coding sequence CGCCGACATCGTCGGAGCGCGGGTGGGGCTGTTCGACGGCGACGGCCCGCTGGGCCCGGTGTGTGTGCTGTCCGAATCCGCTGTGGCCCACAACCTTGCGACGATGGCGCGCTGGTGCGCCGAGCGCGGCGTCGAACTCGCGCCGCACGGCAAGACCCACATGGCGCCGCAACTGCTGGCCCGGCAATTCGAGGCGGGTGCGTGCGCGGTGACCGCAGCGACGGTGAGCCAGGTGCGGGTGTTCCGGGCGTTCGGGTTCGACCGCTTCGTCATCGCCAACGAGGTCACCGACCCGGCCGGACTGGCGTGGCTGGCCCACGAACTCGATGCCGATCCCGGGTTCGGGGTGGTGTGCTGGGTCGATTCGGTGGCCGGTGCCGAGCTCATGACCGCGGCTCTGCGCCGCTCGGGTGCCCGGCGCAGGCTCGACGTGTGCGTCGAGGTCGGGATGGACGGCGGCCGCACCGGCTGCCGCACCACGGCCGAAGTCGACGCCGTGGCCCGAGCCGTGGTGGACAGCCCGCGGCTGCGGCTGGTCGGGGTGTCCGGCTACGAGGCCGCGACCGGCCAGGACGTGACGCAGGAGGCGATCGACGGGGTCCGCGCCTACCTGGACGGGCTGCGGGCCGCCGTGCTGCGCCTGACCGCGCAGTTCGAGACCGACGAGGTCATCGTCACCGCGGGCGGCAGCACGTACTTCGACCACGTCGCCGATGTGTTGACCGGAGACTGGCCCACCGGGTCGCGGGTGCGCACCATCCTGCGCAGCGGGTGTTATCTCACCCACGACGACGGGCTCTATGCCCGCACGTCGCCGCTGTCGTTGCGGGCGGCGCTGCGGGTGTGGGGGCAGGTGGTGTCGCGGCCCGAGCCCCGGCTGGCGCTGGTGGCCATGGGCAGGCGCGACGTCTCGTTCGACCAGGGCATGCCGACGCCGCTGGGCCTACCCGGGGGTGTCGTGGACAAGCTCAACGACCAGCACGCGTTCGTGCGGCTCGGACCACACGACACGCCCGCGGTGGGCGCGTGGCTGGAATTCGGGATCTCCCACCCGTGCACGACGTTCGACAAGTGGCAGCTGATTCCGGTGCTCGACGACGACGGCATCGTCGTCGACCTGGTGCGGACGTTCTTCTGA
- a CDS encoding type III pantothenate kinase, protein MLLAIDVRNTHTVVGLISGSGDHAKVVQQWRIRTEPEVTADELALTIDGLIGDDAERLTGASGLSTVPSVLHEVRVMLEQYWPNVPHVLIEPGVRTGIPLLVDNPKEVGADRIVNCLAAYHKYGTAAIVVDFGSSICVDVVSAKGEFLGGAIAPGVQVSSDAAAARSAALRRVELTRPRSVIGKNTVECMQAGAVFGFAGLVDGLVNRIRDDVDGFSGADVAVVATGHTAPLVLPDLRTVEHYDRHLTLDGLRLVFERNRANQRGKLKPAR, encoded by the coding sequence GTGCTGCTCGCGATCGACGTCCGTAACACCCACACCGTCGTCGGCCTCATCTCCGGATCCGGTGACCACGCAAAAGTGGTGCAGCAGTGGCGCATCCGCACCGAACCCGAGGTCACCGCGGACGAGTTGGCGCTCACCATCGACGGCCTCATCGGTGACGACGCCGAGCGCCTCACCGGTGCCTCGGGGCTGTCCACGGTGCCGTCGGTGCTGCACGAGGTGCGGGTCATGCTCGAGCAGTACTGGCCCAACGTGCCACATGTGCTGATCGAACCCGGTGTGCGCACAGGCATCCCGCTGCTGGTCGACAACCCCAAGGAAGTCGGCGCCGATCGGATCGTGAACTGCCTTGCGGCGTACCACAAATACGGCACCGCGGCGATCGTGGTGGACTTCGGTTCGTCGATCTGCGTCGACGTGGTCTCGGCCAAGGGCGAGTTCCTCGGCGGCGCGATCGCACCCGGCGTGCAGGTGTCCTCCGACGCCGCGGCGGCGCGTTCGGCCGCCCTGCGCCGCGTCGAGCTGACCCGGCCCCGCTCGGTGATCGGCAAGAACACCGTCGAGTGCATGCAGGCCGGTGCGGTGTTCGGGTTCGCGGGCCTGGTCGACGGCCTGGTGAACCGCATCCGCGATGACGTCGACGGTTTCTCGGGCGCCGATGTCGCGGTGGTCGCCACGGGGCACACCGCGCCGCTGGTGCTTCCCGATCTGCGCACGGTCGAGCACTACGACCGCCACCTCACGCTCGACGGCCTGCGGCTGGTCTTCGAGCGCAACCGCGCCAATCAGCGCGGCAAGCTCAAGCCTGCCCGCTGA
- the panC gene encoding pantoate--beta-alanine ligase, protein MTISRTPKFSAGELNVYSAPADVAAVTRALRTAGRRIVLVPTMGALHEGHLTLVRAAKRTPGAVVVVSIFVNPLQFGPNEDLDAYPRTLEDDLTALRAEGVEIVFTPTGSDMYPDGTRTSVHPGPLGDDLEGSSRPGHFAGVLTVVLKLFSIVRPDRAYFGEKDYQQLTLLRQMVADLNVDVQIVGVPTVRESDGLALSSRNRYLDKDQREQAGALSAALLAGKYAAAGGAEAALDAARAVLDEVPALEVDYLQVRDPMLGPAPAEGQARLLVAARLGRTRLIDNIAIDVGASAGIDGHPRVGNDQNHELPWRN, encoded by the coding sequence ATGACGATCAGCAGAACACCGAAGTTCAGCGCGGGTGAACTCAACGTGTACTCGGCGCCCGCCGACGTCGCCGCGGTCACCCGGGCGTTGCGGACCGCCGGACGGCGCATCGTGCTGGTGCCCACCATGGGTGCGCTGCACGAGGGCCACCTGACGCTCGTGCGGGCCGCCAAACGCACACCCGGCGCGGTGGTCGTGGTGTCGATCTTCGTCAACCCCCTGCAGTTCGGGCCCAACGAGGACCTCGACGCGTATCCGCGCACCCTCGAAGACGACCTGACCGCGCTGCGCGCCGAGGGTGTCGAGATCGTGTTCACGCCAACCGGATCCGACATGTACCCCGACGGCACCCGCACCAGCGTTCACCCCGGACCTCTCGGCGATGATCTCGAAGGTTCCTCGCGCCCAGGCCATTTCGCGGGTGTCCTCACTGTGGTGCTCAAGCTCTTCTCGATCGTTCGCCCCGACCGCGCGTACTTCGGCGAGAAGGACTACCAGCAACTCACGCTGCTGAGACAGATGGTGGCCGACCTCAACGTCGACGTCCAGATCGTCGGCGTGCCCACGGTCCGCGAATCCGACGGCCTCGCGCTGTCGTCGCGCAACCGCTACCTCGACAAGGACCAGCGTGAACAGGCAGGCGCGCTGTCGGCCGCCCTGCTGGCCGGGAAGTACGCCGCCGCAGGCGGTGCCGAGGCCGCACTCGACGCGGCGCGGGCTGTGCTCGACGAGGTGCCCGCCCTCGAGGTCGACTACCTGCAGGTGCGCGACCCCATGCTCGGGCCCGCGCCGGCCGAGGGGCAGGCGCGCCTGCTGGTCGCCGCGCGCCTGGGCCGCACACGCCTGATCGACAACATCGCGATCGACGTCGGTGCGTCCGCGGGCATCGACGGCCACCCCCGGGTCGGCAACGACCAGAACCACGAACTGCCCTGGAGGAACTGA
- a CDS encoding Rossmann-like and DUF2520 domain-containing protein, translated as MEQPPESGWSPPDGLRPARLSVGIISAGRVGTALGYALERVEHVVVACSAISRASRQRAERRLPDTAILPVHDVARRAELLLLSVPDAELSGLVKGLATTGSVRPGTIVVHTSGANGVGILAPLTEQGCVPLAIHPAMTFTGSDEDISRLPGTCFGITAADEIGYAIGQSLVLEIGGEPFRVREDARAQYHAALAHGSNHLVTLVLDAVEALRSSLRGQELLGQELVGDEPGGLAERVIAPLARAALENALQRGQSALTGPVARGDAAAVAAHLTALAEVEPQLAQSYRANSLRTAQRAHAPEAVFEVLSEASRG; from the coding sequence ATGGAGCAGCCCCCCGAGAGCGGGTGGTCCCCGCCTGACGGACTGCGCCCGGCCCGGCTGAGTGTGGGGATCATCTCCGCAGGCCGGGTCGGTACCGCGCTCGGATACGCCCTGGAACGCGTCGAACATGTGGTGGTGGCGTGCAGCGCCATCTCCCGCGCGTCGCGCCAGCGTGCCGAGCGCAGACTGCCCGACACCGCGATCCTGCCCGTGCACGATGTCGCGCGGCGGGCCGAACTGCTGCTGCTCAGCGTTCCCGACGCCGAACTGTCGGGCCTCGTCAAAGGTTTGGCGACGACGGGTTCGGTGCGGCCCGGCACCATCGTGGTGCACACCTCGGGTGCCAACGGCGTGGGCATCCTTGCCCCGCTCACCGAGCAGGGTTGCGTGCCCTTGGCGATCCACCCCGCGATGACGTTCACCGGTTCCGACGAGGACATCTCGCGTCTTCCCGGTACGTGCTTCGGCATCACCGCGGCCGACGAGATCGGTTACGCCATCGGCCAGTCGCTCGTACTGGAGATCGGTGGTGAGCCGTTCCGGGTGCGCGAGGACGCCAGAGCGCAGTACCACGCGGCACTCGCGCACGGCAGCAACCACCTGGTGACGCTGGTTCTCGACGCGGTCGAGGCGCTGCGATCCTCGCTGCGCGGGCAGGAACTGCTGGGCCAGGAACTCGTCGGTGACGAACCGGGTGGTCTCGCCGAACGTGTCATCGCACCGTTGGCCCGTGCGGCCCTGGAGAACGCGTTGCAGCGCGGTCAGTCCGCGCTGACCGGGCCGGTCGCCCGCGGTGACGCCGCGGCCGTCGCGGCGCACCTGACGGCCCTGGCCGAGGTGGAACCCCAACTGGCGCAGTCGTATCGGGCGAATTCACTGCGAACCGCCCAGCGTGCTCACGCACCCGAAGCGGTCTTCGAGGTGCTGTCGGAAGCGAGTCGAGGATGA
- a CDS encoding DUF6779 domain-containing protein yields the protein MTVPPRGVRPRRGGRRPGWLLLTVLLVLAILASSALVFTNRVELLKLAVILALWAAVVAAFVSVIYRRQSDLDQAKARDLKLVYDLQLDREISARREYELTVETQLRRELASELRAQAADEVAALRAELAALRANLEILFDADLAHRPALETDRAAARPAGRVHASRLDVPDVETTDIRDYRSERTEESPIIDVPAEPHPPEDEWSFDRRPADGGFDRRPADGGFDRRPADGGFDRRPADGGFDRRPADGGFDRRPADGGAHRFPSHPTPQPGPQVTPQPSDEPRRRRRRRLDEEQAPAPQAEHQPTPPAPPQTPPPAAPPQAPPRQAEPERAPEPQPAPQPAPEPVSAWAPPPPPPSMPPLQPSPTIEGGGWRPAPAEGQWIPAGAPGSNWTAPVQPQNGAATESAPETATEYVGRRRAPEPAENPEPTAPAEPAPEPAPEQSGPVPPVMAPPEPPERPERPRGRHYAAGADAESTAAEQDDTGETTPADAAAPALAAESATPPPPRRHRSADEEPRGQHANGQSAAELLARFQAAPTTGGRRRRRDE from the coding sequence ATGACTGTTCCGCCCCGCGGTGTTCGGCCACGGCGCGGCGGCCGAAGGCCAGGCTGGCTGCTCTTAACGGTGTTGCTGGTACTCGCCATTCTTGCGAGTTCGGCGCTGGTGTTCACCAACCGTGTGGAGTTGCTGAAACTAGCCGTCATCCTGGCACTGTGGGCCGCCGTGGTGGCGGCGTTCGTCTCCGTCATCTACCGCCGCCAGAGCGATCTCGACCAGGCCAAGGCGCGCGACCTCAAACTCGTCTACGACCTGCAGCTCGATCGCGAGATCTCGGCGCGGCGCGAATACGAGCTGACCGTCGAGACCCAGCTGCGCCGCGAGCTGGCCTCCGAACTGCGTGCGCAGGCCGCCGACGAGGTTGCCGCGCTGCGCGCCGAGCTGGCCGCGCTGCGGGCCAACCTGGAGATCCTGTTCGACGCCGACCTCGCGCACCGGCCCGCGCTGGAAACCGACCGCGCCGCCGCGCGGCCGGCGGGCCGTGTCCACGCGAGCCGCCTCGACGTGCCCGACGTGGAGACCACCGACATCCGGGACTACCGCTCGGAACGCACCGAGGAGAGCCCCATCATCGACGTCCCGGCCGAGCCGCACCCGCCCGAGGACGAGTGGAGTTTCGATCGTCGCCCCGCCGACGGTGGTTTCGATCGTCGGCCCGCCGACGGTGGTTTCGATCGTCGGCCCGCCGACGGTGGCTTCGATCGTCGGCCCGCCGACGGTGGCTTCGATCGTCGGCCCGCCGACGGTGGCTTCGATCGTCGGCCCGCCGACGGGGGAGCGCACCGCTTCCCCTCCCACCCCACCCCCCAACCGGGCCCGCAGGTCACCCCGCAACCCTCCGATGAGCCGCGCAGGCGCCGCCGCCGTCGCCTCGACGAGGAGCAGGCGCCGGCTCCGCAGGCCGAGCATCAGCCGACCCCACCGGCTCCTCCCCAGACGCCCCCTCCGGCAGCTCCTCCTCAGGCGCCGCCGCGCCAGGCGGAACCGGAGCGTGCGCCCGAGCCCCAGCCCGCACCGCAACCGGCACCCGAGCCGGTCTCGGCCTGGGCGCCTCCGCCGCCACCGCCGTCGATGCCGCCGTTGCAACCGTCGCCGACGATCGAGGGTGGCGGCTGGCGGCCCGCACCCGCGGAAGGCCAGTGGATCCCCGCGGGCGCCCCGGGCAGCAATTGGACCGCCCCGGTGCAGCCCCAGAACGGGGCGGCCACCGAATCCGCCCCGGAGACCGCCACCGAGTACGTCGGCAGGCGTCGCGCACCCGAGCCCGCCGAGAACCCCGAGCCCACCGCGCCTGCCGAGCCGGCACCGGAGCCGGCGCCGGAACAGTCCGGCCCGGTGCCGCCCGTCATGGCCCCACCCGAACCGCCCGAGCGCCCGGAGCGGCCGAGGGGGCGCCACTACGCCGCGGGAGCCGACGCCGAGAGCACGGCAGCAGAGCAGGACGACACCGGCGAAACCACGCCGGCCGATGCGGCCGCCCCCGCGCTGGCGGCCGAATCCGCGACACCGCCACCGCCGCGGCGGCATCGCAGCGCCGACGAGGAACCACGGGGACAGCACGCGAACGGCCAGTCGGCCGCCGAGCTTCTCGCTCGGTTCCAGGCCGCCCCCACCACAGGCGGGCGTCGTCGCCGTCGCGACGAGTGA
- a CDS encoding DUF3180 domain-containing protein, with product MGPTRKRDLVGAAVAAALLSYLLIHALYRWFPPITVWTGLSLLGVAAFEAGWGFYVRAKINDGQIGVGAGRLDPLTVARSVVIAKASAWVGALVAGWWVGVLVYLLPRRTTIRVAGEDTPGVVVAALCALALAIAGLWLQHCCKSPEEPPEDGDAVPE from the coding sequence ATGGGGCCGACCCGCAAGCGCGACCTGGTGGGCGCGGCCGTTGCGGCGGCCCTGCTCAGCTATCTGCTGATCCATGCGCTCTACCGGTGGTTCCCGCCCATCACGGTGTGGACCGGCCTGTCGCTGCTCGGTGTCGCGGCGTTCGAGGCGGGCTGGGGCTTCTACGTTCGCGCCAAGATCAACGACGGGCAGATCGGCGTCGGAGCGGGTCGCCTCGACCCACTGACCGTCGCGCGTTCGGTGGTGATCGCCAAGGCCTCTGCATGGGTCGGTGCGCTGGTCGCGGGCTGGTGGGTCGGGGTTCTGGTGTACCTGCTGCCGCGGCGGACGACCATCCGGGTCGCGGGCGAGGACACCCCCGGTGTGGTGGTGGCCGCGCTGTGCGCGCTGGCGCTCGCGATCGCCGGGCTGTGGTTGCAGCATTGCTGCAAGTCGCCGGAGGAACCACCCGAGGACGGCGATGCCGTCCCCGAATGA
- the folK gene encoding 2-amino-4-hydroxy-6-hydroxymethyldihydropteridine diphosphokinase — MTSTVLSIGSNLGDRLTRLQSVLDGLGPAVRAVSAVYETAAWGFEEQGPFLNAVLLADDPDLDGHGWLRRAQELEAAAGRVRGQRWGPRTLDVDLITCHDGADEIISRDEGLTLPHPLAHLRAFVLIPWLDVDPDATLTVAGESRPVQRLLSEIDQSERDGVTRTDLVLDIRTETAAG; from the coding sequence ATGACCTCAACGGTGCTTTCCATCGGGTCGAATCTCGGGGACCGGCTCACGCGGCTGCAGTCGGTGCTCGACGGTCTCGGGCCTGCGGTGCGCGCGGTCTCCGCGGTGTACGAGACCGCGGCGTGGGGCTTCGAAGAGCAGGGCCCGTTCCTCAACGCCGTACTGCTGGCCGACGACCCGGATCTCGACGGGCACGGGTGGCTGCGGCGCGCACAGGAGCTCGAGGCCGCGGCAGGCCGGGTCCGCGGGCAACGCTGGGGCCCCCGCACGCTCGACGTCGACCTGATCACGTGCCACGACGGGGCCGACGAGATCATCTCGCGCGACGAGGGACTGACGCTGCCGCACCCGCTCGCGCACCTGCGGGCGTTTGTGCTGATCCCGTGGCTGGACGTCGACCCGGACGCGACGCTCACGGTCGCAGGCGAGTCACGTCCGGTGCAGCGCCTGCTGTCGGAGATCGACCAGTCCGAGCGGGACGGGGTCACGCGCACCGACCTGGTGCTCGACATCCGGACCGAAACCGCAGCCGGCTGA
- the folB gene encoding dihydroneopterin aldolase has translation MADRIELRGLRVRGNHGVFDHERADGQDFVVDITVWMDLRPAAVSDDLADTLDYGALAQRAADIVAGTPRNLIETVSAEIADGIMTDERLHAVEVVVHKPSAPIPLTFDDVAVVARRSRRGGR, from the coding sequence TTGGCTGACCGGATCGAGTTGCGGGGACTGCGGGTCCGCGGCAACCACGGCGTCTTCGACCACGAACGCGCCGACGGCCAGGACTTCGTCGTCGACATCACGGTGTGGATGGACCTGCGGCCCGCGGCCGTGTCCGACGACCTGGCCGACACGCTCGACTACGGCGCGCTCGCGCAGCGTGCCGCCGACATCGTCGCGGGCACGCCCCGCAATCTGATCGAGACGGTATCGGCGGAGATCGCCGACGGCATCATGACCGACGAACGCCTGCACGCGGTCGAGGTCGTCGTCCACAAGCCCAGTGCGCCGATCCCGCTGACATTCGATGATGTTGCCGTGGTGGCGCGGCGATCGCGGAGAGGTGGCAGATGA
- the folP gene encoding dihydropteroate synthase — protein sequence MGVVNVTQDSFSDGGKFIDTDRAVEHGLALVAAGAQIIDVGGESTRPGATRIDPGVEAARVTPVIRELAAQGITISIDTMHADVARAALEAGAHIVNDVSGGRADPGMAGVLAEAKVPWILMHWRSVDADHPHRVPGYRDVVAEVRTELLAAVDAAVTAGVEPERLVIDPGLGFAKTAEHNWALLHALPDLVATGIPVLVGASRKRFLGTLLAAADGTPRPPDGRETATAVISVLAAMHGAWGVRVHDVQASVDALKVLGAWTSGGQIG from the coding sequence ATGGGCGTCGTGAACGTCACGCAAGACTCGTTCTCCGACGGTGGGAAATTCATCGACACCGACCGCGCCGTCGAGCACGGGCTGGCCCTGGTGGCCGCGGGCGCACAGATCATCGACGTCGGCGGTGAGTCCACGCGGCCCGGCGCGACCCGCATCGATCCCGGGGTCGAGGCCGCCCGCGTCACGCCGGTGATCAGAGAGCTTGCGGCCCAAGGCATCACGATCAGCATCGACACCATGCACGCCGACGTCGCGCGCGCGGCGCTCGAAGCGGGCGCGCACATCGTCAACGACGTGTCGGGCGGGCGGGCCGATCCCGGCATGGCCGGCGTGCTCGCCGAGGCGAAGGTGCCGTGGATCCTCATGCACTGGCGTTCGGTCGACGCCGACCACCCGCACCGCGTTCCGGGATACCGCGACGTGGTCGCCGAGGTGCGCACCGAACTGCTCGCGGCGGTCGACGCCGCGGTGACCGCGGGCGTCGAACCGGAGCGGCTCGTCATCGATCCCGGCCTGGGTTTCGCCAAGACCGCCGAGCACAACTGGGCGCTGCTGCACGCGCTGCCGGACCTGGTGGCCACGGGCATCCCGGTGCTGGTTGGCGCGTCGCGCAAACGTTTCCTCGGTACGCTGCTGGCCGCCGCGGACGGCACACCGCGACCACCGGACGGCCGTGAGACCGCGACCGCGGTGATCTCGGTGCTGGCCGCGATGCACGGTGCCTGGGGCGTGCGGGTGCACGACGTACAGGCCTCGGTCGACGCATTGAAGGTGCTGGGCGCCTGGACTTCTGGAGGACAGATTGGCTGA
- the folE gene encoding GTP cyclohydrolase I FolE yields the protein MTQSLRGHQNNNVRRVFDQPRAEAAVRELLIAIGEDPEREGLVDTPARVARAYKELMAGLHTDPDSVLNTTFDEGHDELVLVKQIPMYSTCEHHLVSFHGVAHVGYIPGVDGRVTGLSKIARLVDLYSKRPQVQERLTAQIADALMRKLDPRGVIVVVEAEHLCMAMRGVRKPGAVTTTSAVRGQFKTDKASRAEALELILRK from the coding sequence ATGACGCAGTCCCTGCGCGGACACCAGAACAACAATGTCCGCAGGGTGTTCGACCAACCGCGCGCCGAGGCCGCGGTTCGCGAACTGCTCATCGCGATCGGCGAGGACCCCGAACGCGAGGGACTCGTCGACACTCCGGCCCGTGTGGCCCGCGCCTACAAGGAACTGATGGCGGGGCTGCACACCGACCCGGATTCCGTGCTCAACACGACCTTCGACGAGGGTCACGACGAACTCGTGCTGGTCAAGCAGATCCCGATGTACTCGACGTGCGAGCACCATCTGGTGTCGTTCCACGGCGTGGCGCACGTCGGCTACATCCCCGGTGTCGACGGACGCGTGACGGGACTGTCGAAGATCGCGCGTCTGGTCGACCTGTACTCCAAGCGGCCGCAGGTTCAGGAGCGGCTCACCGCCCAGATCGCCGACGCGCTCATGCGCAAGCTGGACCCGCGCGGCGTCATCGTGGTGGTCGAGGCCGAGCACCTGTGCATGGCCATGCGCGGGGTGCGCAAACCGGGCGCGGTGACCACCACATCGGCCGTGCGGGGGCAGTTCAAGACCGACAAGGCATCTCGAGCCGAGGCGCTGGAACTTATCCTGCGCAAGTGA
- the ftsH gene encoding ATP-dependent zinc metalloprotease FtsH, translated as MNRKNVIRTLTVIGVVLLLGWSFFYFSDDTRGYKPVDTTVALAQIRGDNVNSAQIDDREQQVRLDLKSGNGDTENSDKIITKYPTGYGVTLFNALQDKGAKTNTVVNQGSVFGTLLIYMLPLLLLVALFVMFSRMQTGGRMGFGFGKSRAKQLSKDMPKTTFADVAGVDEAVEELYEIKDFLQNPSRYQALGAKIPKGVLLYGPPGTGKTLLARAVAGEAGVPFFTISGSDFVEMFVGVGASRVRDLFEQAKQNSPCIIFVDEIDAVGRQRGAGLGGGHDEREQTLNQLLVEMDGFGDRQGVILIAATNRPDILDPALLRPGRFDRQIPVSNPDLAGRRAVLKVHSQGKPIAPDADLDGLAKRTVGMSGADLANVINEAALLTARENGTVITGPALEEAVDRVVGGPRRKSRIISEHEKKITAYHEGGHTLAAWAMPDIEPIYKVTILARGRTGGHAVAVPEDDKGLMTRSEMIARLVFAMGGRAAEELVFREPTTGAVSDIEQATKIARAMVTEYGMSSKLGAVRYGTEHGDPFLGRTMGTQADYSHEVAQIIDDEVRKLIEAAHTEAWEILTEYRDVLDILAGELLEKETLHRAELEAIFGDVKKRPRLTMFDDFGGRVPSDKPPIKTPGELAMERGEPWPPPVPEPAFKAAIAAANREAEKRNGTNGAPSNGAPAPAGPTQPDYGAPAGWHAPGWPPPQQSQQPGYQPQQGYWYPPPHPSGWQQPQPYPYQPYPHPGQQGTSPEHGRPSEQSGQDDGHTGDRSNPHG; from the coding sequence ATGAACCGGAAAAATGTTATCCGCACCCTGACCGTGATCGGGGTCGTGCTGCTGCTGGGCTGGTCGTTCTTCTATTTCAGTGACGACACGCGCGGCTACAAGCCTGTAGACACCACGGTGGCGCTCGCCCAGATTCGCGGCGACAACGTCAACAGCGCCCAGATCGACGACCGCGAACAACAGGTCCGGCTGGACCTCAAGAGCGGCAACGGCGACACCGAGAACAGCGACAAGATCATCACGAAGTACCCGACCGGGTACGGCGTGACGCTGTTCAACGCGCTTCAGGACAAAGGCGCAAAAACCAATACCGTCGTCAACCAGGGCAGCGTGTTCGGCACCCTGCTCATCTACATGCTGCCGCTGCTTCTGCTCGTGGCGTTGTTCGTGATGTTCTCCCGGATGCAGACCGGCGGGCGCATGGGCTTCGGCTTCGGCAAGTCGCGCGCCAAGCAGCTGTCCAAGGACATGCCCAAGACCACCTTCGCCGACGTCGCAGGCGTCGACGAGGCCGTCGAGGAGCTGTACGAGATCAAGGACTTCCTGCAGAACCCGTCGCGGTATCAGGCGCTCGGCGCCAAGATCCCCAAGGGCGTTCTGCTGTACGGCCCGCCCGGAACCGGCAAGACGCTGCTGGCGCGCGCCGTGGCGGGCGAGGCCGGCGTGCCGTTCTTCACGATCTCCGGCTCGGACTTCGTCGAGATGTTCGTCGGCGTCGGCGCCTCCCGTGTGCGCGACCTGTTCGAGCAGGCCAAGCAGAACAGCCCGTGCATCATCTTCGTCGACGAGATCGACGCCGTCGGCCGTCAGCGCGGGGCGGGCCTCGGCGGTGGTCACGACGAGCGCGAGCAGACCCTGAACCAGCTGCTGGTCGAGATGGACGGCTTCGGCGACCGCCAGGGCGTCATTCTCATCGCGGCCACCAACCGGCCCGACATCCTCGACCCCGCGCTGCTGCGCCCCGGGCGCTTCGACCGCCAGATCCCGGTCTCCAACCCGGATCTCGCGGGCCGCCGCGCGGTGCTCAAGGTGCACTCGCAGGGCAAGCCGATCGCGCCCGACGCCGACCTGGACGGCCTGGCCAAGCGCACCGTCGGCATGTCCGGCGCCGACCTGGCCAACGTGATCAACGAGGCCGCGCTGCTCACCGCGCGCGAGAACGGCACGGTCATCACGGGTCCCGCGCTCGAAGAGGCCGTCGACCGTGTGGTCGGTGGCCCGCGGCGCAAGAGCCGCATCATCAGCGAGCACGAGAAGAAGATCACCGCCTACCACGAGGGTGGCCACACCCTGGCCGCGTGGGCGATGCCCGACATCGAGCCGATCTACAAGGTCACGATCCTCGCGCGTGGGCGCACGGGCGGTCACGCCGTCGCGGTGCCCGAAGACGACAAGGGTCTGATGACGCGGTCGGAGATGATCGCGCGCCTGGTGTTCGCGATGGGCGGCCGCGCGGCCGAGGAACTCGTGTTCCGCGAGCCCACCACGGGTGCGGTGTCCGACATCGAACAGGCCACCAAGATCGCCCGCGCCATGGTCACCGAGTACGGCATGAGCTCCAAGCTGGGCGCCGTGCGGTACGGCACCGAGCACGGCGACCCGTTCCTGGGCCGCACCATGGGCACGCAGGCCGACTACAGCCACGAGGTCGCGCAGATCATCGACGACGAGGTCCGCAAACTCATCGAGGCCGCCCACACCGAGGCGTGGGAGATCCTCACCGAGTACCGCGACGTGCTGGACATCCTGGCCGGTGAGCTGCTGGAGAAGGAGACGCTGCACCGCGCCGAGCTGGAGGCCATCTTCGGTGATGTCAAGAAGCGTCCGCGCCTGACCATGTTCGACGACTTCGGCGGCCGTGTGCCGTCGGACAAGCCGCCCATCAAGACGCCGGGCGAGCTCGCTATGGAGCGCGGCGAGCCGTGGCCGCCGCCGGTGCCCGAGCCCGCGTTCAAGGCCGCGATCGCCGCGGCCAACCGCGAGGCCGAGAAGCGCAACGGCACCAACGGCGCACCCAGCAACGGCGCCCCGGCTCCGGCAGGCCCGACGCAGCCGGACTACGGCGCCCCGGCCGGGTGGCACGCCCCGGGCTGGCCGCCGCCGCAGCAGTCGCAGCAGCCGGGATACCAGCCGCAGCAGGGCTACTGGTACCCGCCGCCACATCCGTCGGGATGGCAGCAGCCCCAGCCGTACCCGTACCAGCCGTATCCTCATCCCGGACAGCAAGGCACCAGCCCCGAGCACGGGCGACCGAGCGAACAGTCCGGTCAGGACGACGGGCACACCGGCGACCGGTCGAACCCGCACGGCTGA